In Microtus ochrogaster isolate Prairie Vole_2 linkage group LG9, MicOch1.0, whole genome shotgun sequence, the following are encoded in one genomic region:
- the LOC113457880 gene encoding uncharacterized protein LOC113457880 — MLAGRVQRPYAPAGPRTFQQRVSDPLGAAPNAISTPRSASSPGGRQVWRLLTAAPGSPGPQHQQRRWPLPLGAGERILRGGRREGTESGGKIVRRRGAKRGSRNGGVRSCGIPKSRSAPSSRRLDARGLAQVPAAAPTVRAPAALRAEGGELRWRDACPVPASSSARPGARAALVRCGGAPRARRPGLAVREAAAAFCLPGATSEPQAEEPGGGASPPNTRPSGSAPESCARGLGRPRPFVTLPRATVRPSVYREPSAYLALNGMPSNWLRSRTTGHHKFSLLSFPALTLATGPTISFLSRPLFNIQ, encoded by the exons ATGTTGGCGGGAAGGGTCCAGCGCCCCTACGCCCCAGCTGGGCCTCGAACGTTCCAGcagagggtttcagatcccctgggggCTGCGCCCAACGCCATTAGCACACCTCGGAGCGCTAGCAGCCCAGGAGGAAGGCAAGTTTGGCGGCTGCTGACCGCGGCTCCCGGTTCTCCCGGGCCGCAGCATCAGCAGCGG CGGTGGCCTCTGCCGCTGGGCGCGGGGGAGCGCATCCTccggggtgggaggagggaggggacggAGAGTGGGGGGAAGATCGTACGCCGAAGAGGAGCGAAGCGAGGTAGCAGGAACGGCGGGGTGCGCTCCTGCGGGATCCCCAAGTCCAGATCTGCCCCGAGCAGCCGCCGCCTGGATGCTCGAGGCCTCGCCCAGGTGCCTGCAGCGGCGCCCACGGTCAGGGCACCGGCCGCACTCCGGGCGGAAGGCGGGGAGCTGCGGTGGCGCGACGCCTGCCCGGTGCCCGCCTCTAGCTCCGCCCGACCCGGGGCGCGCGCTGCGCTCGTCCGCTGCGGCGGGGCCCCGAGAGCTCGGCGGCCCGGCTTAGCGGTTCGGGAGGCAGCCGCGGCATTTTGCCTGCCCGGTGCGACCTCGGAGCCGCAGGCTGAAGAGCCCGGGGGTGGCGCGAGTCCCCCCAACACCCGGCCCAGCGGCTCCGCCCCAGAGAGCTGCGCGCGCGGCCTCGGCAGGCCTCGGCCCTTTGTGACACTGCCCCGGGCGACTGTCAGGCCATCTGTATACCGGGAACCGTCCGCTTACCTGGCCCTAAATGGCATGCCTTCTAACTGGCTACG GTCCAGGACCACAGGCCACCATAAATTCAGCCTTCTGTCTTTTCCGGCATTGACTTTGGCAACGGGGCCCaccatctccttcctctcccgTCCCCTGTTCAACATCCAGTAA